In Pseudothermotoga hypogea DSM 11164 = NBRC 106472, the following are encoded in one genomic region:
- the cas2 gene encoding CRISPR-associated endonuclease Cas2, translating into MPYYVITYDVSEQRVNKVRKILKKYFVWVQNSVFEGEISLGKLEKCKQELLQVIDQREDSIYIYKVHRLTDLDKQVIGVEKEFTDNFL; encoded by the coding sequence ATGCCTTATTACGTAATCACATACGATGTTTCGGAACAAAGAGTAAACAAAGTTAGAAAGATCTTGAAAAAGTACTTCGTATGGGTTCAAAATTCTGTTTTTGAGGGGGAAATTAGCTTGGGCAAGCTTGAGAAATGTAAGCAAGAGCTTTTGCAAGTCATAGATCAAAGGGAAGATTCAATATACATCTATAAAGTTCATCGTCTCACAGATCTCGACAAGCAAGTAATCGGCGTAGAAAAAGAATTTACCGACAACTTCTTGTGA
- a CDS encoding NAD(P)/FAD-dependent oxidoreductase: MREIERRLFKKFSVPIQCEERNGALFLYGKVKSWDQVVKIGKFATKFGFRGVVNKIECEDAEPSTPKAPTFRDMNLHGRKVDVLIIGAGVIGCAIARELTKWKLDILVVDKEADVAMHQSSHNAGMMHPPIAPHPKSKKACYNRKGLDMIETLSRELDFPFQRNGMAMLFPSEWFTLLLPFVKMREVQNDVKDTQFLSASKFLKIEPNVKKNFSWAYVIWEAGVVDPFQMTLAFAENAVQNGAKFSFNTFVEDFVVKDDRIEAVVTNRGTIFPRIVVNAAGVWADHIAALANDEFFTIHPRKGEMAIIDKKKSNLSRLTLSKVSLKQLGSVTKGGGLIPTVHGNLLLGPTAVEVPDREDYSTTQEGLDELFNKHAGLVEGLSKKDVINYFAGTRAATYEEDFIVESSQKIQNLIHAAGIQSPGLTSAPAIAVDVAAMCIEKLQKEIKIAPNEKFCPVRKKDPDFKKLSLEEKQRIIEKNPNYGVVICRCETVTKGEVLQALHGNVPATTLDGIKWRTRSGMGRCQGGFCTPFLVELMREVGIDPLTMTKKGPGSELFVAKTRLGGDEHV; encoded by the coding sequence GTGAGAGAGATAGAACGACGACTTTTCAAAAAATTCTCAGTTCCCATCCAGTGTGAAGAAAGAAACGGAGCGCTCTTTCTGTACGGGAAGGTCAAAAGTTGGGACCAAGTCGTCAAGATAGGCAAGTTCGCGACGAAATTTGGCTTCAGGGGTGTTGTGAACAAGATCGAGTGTGAAGACGCCGAACCTTCAACTCCGAAAGCTCCAACCTTTCGAGATATGAACCTTCATGGAAGAAAAGTGGATGTTTTAATCATCGGTGCAGGTGTGATAGGCTGTGCGATCGCGCGGGAGTTGACCAAATGGAAGCTGGATATTTTGGTTGTCGACAAAGAAGCAGACGTTGCCATGCACCAAAGTTCTCACAACGCTGGCATGATGCATCCACCGATCGCGCCGCATCCGAAGAGTAAGAAGGCGTGTTACAACAGGAAAGGCCTGGACATGATAGAAACACTCTCACGCGAGCTCGATTTTCCCTTCCAAAGGAACGGTATGGCGATGTTGTTCCCGAGCGAGTGGTTCACACTCCTGCTGCCCTTCGTGAAGATGAGAGAAGTTCAAAACGACGTCAAAGACACACAGTTCTTGAGCGCTTCGAAGTTCTTGAAGATCGAGCCGAACGTGAAGAAGAACTTCTCGTGGGCGTACGTGATTTGGGAAGCGGGCGTGGTGGATCCTTTCCAAATGACCTTAGCCTTCGCCGAGAACGCCGTTCAGAACGGAGCAAAATTCTCTTTCAACACCTTCGTTGAGGATTTCGTCGTCAAAGATGACAGAATCGAGGCCGTTGTGACGAACAGGGGAACGATCTTTCCAAGAATCGTTGTGAATGCGGCCGGTGTTTGGGCAGATCACATCGCGGCTCTTGCCAACGATGAGTTCTTCACGATTCATCCGAGAAAAGGCGAGATGGCGATTATCGACAAAAAGAAATCCAACCTGTCCAGACTGACTCTCTCGAAAGTTTCTCTCAAACAGCTCGGTTCGGTCACCAAGGGTGGGGGATTGATTCCGACGGTTCATGGGAATCTTCTTCTTGGACCAACTGCGGTGGAAGTTCCAGACAGAGAAGATTACAGCACGACTCAGGAAGGTTTGGACGAACTTTTCAACAAGCACGCAGGCTTGGTTGAAGGTCTCAGCAAGAAGGATGTGATCAACTACTTCGCTGGGACGAGGGCAGCAACGTATGAAGAAGACTTCATCGTTGAATCTTCTCAGAAAATCCAGAACCTGATCCACGCTGCGGGAATCCAGTCACCGGGACTTACCAGTGCACCTGCCATAGCGGTGGATGTAGCGGCTATGTGCATCGAAAAATTACAAAAAGAGATAAAGATCGCTCCCAACGAAAAATTCTGTCCTGTCAGAAAAAAGGATCCAGATTTCAAGAAGCTCTCTCTGGAAGAAAAACAAAGGATCATAGAGAAGAATCCAAACTACGGCGTCGTGATCTGCAGGTGTGAGACCGTGACGAAGGGTGAAGTCCTTCAAGCGCTCCATGGAAACGTACCAGCCACCACGCTCGATGGAATCAAATGGAGAACACGCTCTGGGATGGGAAGGTGTCAGGGCGGTTTCTGTACACCGTTTTTGGTCGAGTTAATGCGAGAGGTTGGAATCGATCCACTCACCATGACGAAGAAGGGTCCTGGTTCGGAGCTGTTCGTCGCGAAAACAAGACTGGGAGGAGACGAACATGTATGA
- a CDS encoding FAD-dependent oxidoreductase, producing MYDVAVIGAGPAGLAAAISASKNGSSVVIIEREPELGGILKQCIHDGFGIIHFRKRLTGPEYAEIFIEELLKTDVHVLTSTFLLDVRREQGFFTLTLQNEKGIFSIRSKTIVLATGCRERTSRQVFIHGERPAGIMTAGAAQRFVNMMGLLPFRRCVVLGSGDIGLIMARRLTIEGAKVIGVYEIKFEPAGLLRNVSQCLHDFNIPLYLSHTVSKVFGKNRVEKVEVVRVDQNLSFVAGSERTIECDGLLLAVGLLPENELAERLSLQIDQVTNGPFVDQYFMGTVEGVFSCGNSLHVHDLVDYVTWTGFEAGKWASEYAKGKLKVQKRVPLKFDSSLQYCVPQMLSFPLTGKVRIYFRAKTKLVNAQIAVSQAGQELVSKKFKILRPQQIEFIDVTPRFEDEPLEMSLKHVSSLDEREQPFKSLVCIVCPKGCEIELYGDASNPIFRGYSCEKGLEFAKQDIINPRRVLCTTVLTKDARLLPVRTDREIPLESFEKVMNRVKSIVVKKTVRRGEVIVENIENTNANLVATATLYNLSGGRTNVEARLER from the coding sequence ATGTATGATGTTGCGGTGATAGGTGCTGGGCCTGCTGGGCTTGCGGCTGCCATATCCGCATCCAAGAACGGTTCAAGTGTGGTGATCATCGAAAGAGAGCCGGAGCTTGGAGGAATACTGAAACAGTGCATCCACGATGGGTTTGGGATTATTCATTTCAGAAAGAGACTCACAGGGCCAGAGTACGCGGAGATTTTCATCGAAGAGCTTTTGAAGACAGATGTGCACGTTCTCACCAGTACCTTTTTACTGGACGTTCGAAGAGAACAAGGATTTTTCACCTTGACACTTCAGAACGAAAAAGGCATCTTTTCCATTCGTTCGAAGACCATTGTCCTTGCAACCGGTTGTAGGGAGAGAACCTCCAGGCAGGTCTTCATCCACGGCGAACGACCAGCAGGGATCATGACCGCGGGAGCGGCACAGAGGTTTGTGAACATGATGGGTCTTTTGCCTTTCAGAAGATGCGTCGTTTTAGGCAGTGGGGACATCGGTTTGATCATGGCGCGCAGACTCACCATCGAGGGTGCCAAGGTGATAGGAGTTTACGAGATAAAATTCGAGCCAGCGGGACTCTTGAGGAACGTTTCACAGTGCCTGCACGATTTCAACATCCCCTTGTATCTCTCACACACCGTCAGCAAAGTCTTTGGAAAAAATCGTGTCGAGAAGGTCGAAGTGGTGAGAGTCGATCAAAACCTTTCGTTTGTTGCTGGTAGCGAAAGAACGATCGAATGCGACGGGCTCTTGCTCGCCGTCGGTTTGCTACCCGAGAACGAGTTGGCTGAAAGGCTCTCACTTCAAATCGATCAAGTCACGAACGGTCCTTTCGTGGATCAGTATTTCATGGGCACGGTGGAAGGTGTTTTCAGCTGTGGAAACTCTCTGCACGTGCACGATCTGGTGGACTACGTCACGTGGACTGGTTTTGAGGCGGGAAAATGGGCAAGTGAGTACGCAAAGGGCAAACTGAAGGTGCAAAAGAGAGTTCCACTGAAATTCGATTCATCGTTGCAGTACTGCGTGCCACAGATGTTGAGTTTTCCTCTGACTGGAAAGGTGAGGATCTATTTCAGGGCCAAAACGAAGCTTGTGAACGCGCAGATCGCAGTCTCTCAAGCAGGACAAGAGCTTGTTTCGAAGAAGTTCAAAATCTTGAGACCACAGCAGATAGAATTCATCGATGTAACGCCGAGGTTCGAAGACGAGCCGTTGGAAATGTCGCTCAAACACGTCTCTTCCTTGGATGAACGAGAGCAACCTTTCAAGAGCCTGGTGTGCATCGTGTGTCCAAAAGGTTGTGAGATAGAGCTGTACGGAGATGCCTCAAACCCAATCTTCAGAGGCTATAGTTGTGAGAAGGGGCTCGAATTTGCAAAACAAGACATCATCAATCCGAGGAGAGTCCTCTGCACGACCGTTCTGACAAAAGATGCAAGACTTCTTCCCGTCAGAACGGACAGAGAGATCCCACTCGAAAGTTTTGAGAAAGTCATGAACAGAGTGAAGAGCATCGTGGTAAAAAAGACTGTTCGCCGTGGGGAAGTGATCGTGGAGAATATCGAAAACACGAACGCCAATCTCGTTGCCACTGCGACTCTGTACAATCTTTCTGGGGGGAGGACGAATGTCGAAGCTCGTCTTGAGCGTTGA